DNA from Mycolicibacterium alvei:
GAGGATGATCCGGATCAACGCCATCCACCCGACCAACTGCAATACCCATCTGCTGCAGAACGAGGGCATGTACGGGGTGTTCCGCCCCGACCTCAAGGCCGCGGGCAAGACCGCCACCCGCGAAGACGCCGAACCGCTGTTCAACCTGTTCCAGGCCATGCCGATTCCGTACATCGAACCCGAGGACATGGCCAATCTCGGGGTGTTCCTGGCCAGCGCGGAAAGCCGCTACATCACCGGACAGCACATCCGCGTCGACGCGGGTTCACTGCTCAAGTGGCCCAACGGACCGCAGTAGACCCTGAAACGTCGTATCCCGAGGAGGTGGCAGTGGGCGCAATCATCATGTTGGGCACCCTGTTCGGCCTGATCACCCTGATCGTCGGCCTGGTGCTGTATTTCGATCCGGAGGCGCGTCGCACGCCGCCCGGATCGGGACCGGAGGTGGACCGGTGAGCGTGCAGTTCCTGATCAACGCCGGGGTCGCTTTCGCCTACATCAGCGGCCTGGGATTCCTGGCCGTCGGTATCTACCTGAGTGTGCGCCGCGGGCGGCTGCACCCCTTGCTGCTGGTGTGCATCTCGGCGCTCTCGTTCTCCTGGATCGAGGCTCCGTACGACTGGGCGGTCTATGCGCAATTCCCGCCCGAGCTCCCGCGGATGCCTTCCTGGTGGCCGCTCAACATGACCTGGGGCGGGGGGCTGCCGTCGGCGGTTCCGGTCGGCTACATGGGGTACTTCGTCCTGCCGGCCATCATCGGCGCGGCACTGGGTCGCCGGGTGTGCGCGAAGTGGAACTGGCGTCGACCACAGACCCTGCTCGGGGTGGGCTTCGCCGTGGGTTTCCTGTGGGCTTTGTTCTTCAACGCGATCATCGGTGCGCGGCTCGGCCTGTTCTACTACGGCTATGTGATCGAGGGTCTGGGGCTGTGGGAAGGCACCAAGCACCAGTATCCGATCTACGACGCCATCGCGATGGGCCTGCAGATGATGGTATTCACCTATCTGTTGGGGCGCACCGATTGCGAGGGCCGCAACGTGATCGAGATATGGGCCGACAAGATATCGGCGACCCGGCTGCAGTCGGGTGTGCTGTCGGTGTTCGCCACGATCGTGGTCGGACACGCGGTCTACGCCTCGGTTTTCGCGCCGCACCTGGTCACCAAGCTCGGCGGGTGGGTGACGGCGGGGCCCACCGAGCAGTACTTCCCCGGGGTGCCGAATCAGCCCAAGTAGCACGCTGCGGTGAAACGCCACGTACACAGCATGATTGGAAGGTAAGACGAGGATGACTGTCGACCCCGCGGTGGAGTTGTATTACGACCCCTTCGACTTCGCGATCGATGACGATCCGTATCCGATCTGGCGGCGCATGCGTGAAGAAGCTCCGCTGTACCACAACGACAGGTACAACTTCTATGCGCTGAGCCGCTACGACGACGTCGCGCAGGCCCTGCCCGATTGGGAGACGTACCGGTCGGGTCGGGGCACGACCGCGGACATCCTGTTCAGTGGCATCGAGGTGCCGCCGGGGATCCTACTGTTCGAGGACCCACCGCTGCATGACCTGCACCGTCGTCTGCTTTCGCGCGTATTCACCCCCAGGCGCATGCTGGCCGTCGAAGACCTGGTTCGTGGATTCTGTTCTCGCGCACTGGATCCACTGATGGACAGCGACGGGTTCGACTTCGTCGCCGATCTCGGCGCGTTCATGCCGATGCGCACCATCGGGTACCTGCTCGGGATTCCCGAGGAGGGACAGGAGAA
Protein-coding regions in this window:
- a CDS encoding spirocyclase AveC family protein; amino-acid sequence: MSVQFLINAGVAFAYISGLGFLAVGIYLSVRRGRLHPLLLVCISALSFSWIEAPYDWAVYAQFPPELPRMPSWWPLNMTWGGGLPSAVPVGYMGYFVLPAIIGAALGRRVCAKWNWRRPQTLLGVGFAVGFLWALFFNAIIGARLGLFYYGYVIEGLGLWEGTKHQYPIYDAIAMGLQMMVFTYLLGRTDCEGRNVIEIWADKISATRLQSGVLSVFATIVVGHAVYASVFAPHLVTKLGGWVTAGPTEQYFPGVPNQPK